A window from Opitutia bacterium ISCC 52 encodes these proteins:
- a CDS encoding Hsp20/alpha crystallin family protein, whose protein sequence is MKYLTRRYSNNNRDLWRDFENFFNSTPFYNSSYPQYKSNGTFRPAVDLFEDESNYFVRAEIPGFKKKELEVNLERDRLMLKGERKNKGEGEKSTLSFHRSVNLPSTIESKRIEAHYENGMLTVTIPKAESAKPRKIEINS, encoded by the coding sequence ATGAAATACTTAACTCGTCGTTATTCTAACAATAATCGCGATCTTTGGAGGGACTTTGAGAATTTCTTCAACAGTACACCCTTTTATAATTCAAGCTATCCGCAGTATAAATCGAATGGCACCTTCCGACCTGCAGTTGACCTCTTCGAAGACGAATCCAATTACTTCGTCAGAGCAGAGATTCCCGGCTTCAAGAAAAAGGAGTTGGAAGTAAACTTGGAGAGAGATCGATTAATGCTCAAAGGGGAGCGGAAGAATAAAGGAGAAGGTGAAAAAAGTACCCTTTCATTCCATCGGTCTGTAAATTTACCCAGCACGATTGAATCCAAGAGAATCGAGGCTCATTACGAGAATGGCATGCTTACGGTGACCATTCCTAAGGCGGAATCAGCCAAGCCCCGCAAAATTGAAATCAACAGCTAA
- a CDS encoding YdbH domain-containing protein, which produces MLFGVAWFYVPEYAEQQFKERMQQVGIETDSIEFRIEGMSRPVVRDLSLRISGVNLVAESIEFGSFFDGYGEDRPLKIAVNGLWAGVNAQVPEGLLSVNNAILALPEKTPFQSPLPLEIHFKDGIVHYENRGRAIEGLVDGHLSVVQTRVDWSLDIDVEEHPVVGRGFFDWNSGLMDLSGEMDLSHDLSQGIWDILNEEPMFDWNEGRFQTAFHFEGDNFNFQNGQVHTVLSNVGVGFEGVDVSSSDHVASMLWTPGRMTVEFTGNGQLSRLLEAPFNWSGTLSVEEGPNLHFELMEASISPDWDFGAVQVVHTLSNEIPLEVSVLGSEEGFDFQVLGLDLLLSSEMQDQLSSGTLDIMFNGHLHEQLLSNASVDLWFRDGIFMAPMFQSEVGEGLLNFELETTTLDSDLFAELVMNPGDFVHYANMSDVTLFRYSDLIGEGINVNWTPGAETSVEVSGGFDGIGAATLAFQPQGESSLRQSKGTLMMSPGNFELEYDMTFDPTSGLEALVALEDYAIEEYPYLERWITGEFDVTGLLSADFELKVTPDSVAPSISYQLDNLLYAGGNLVLDNVSYAGKIHSLEPFHMTSEKPFTVSTVQVNGWTASDFTTSFEIGNRINISGTSLSAFGGSIELANVSMNPEEMYIDSEIGVNNLQTEEILDWIPKVIGAAEGSIDGIIPFQWDMKNSIFSLGHGHLHTPEGQLGSMNLRIFRPEDEAENLNRDDRYSMVDDALSNLQDSSLDIDILPPSGDAEDTRVRLNIKGFVDSRVVKAPVDVVRYYNLPLDSFNLTMEQVRQDLPGIRSSSAEQAN; this is translated from the coding sequence GTGTTATTCGGTGTAGCCTGGTTTTATGTTCCAGAGTACGCAGAACAACAATTCAAAGAACGCATGCAGCAGGTTGGAATCGAGACAGATTCCATTGAATTTCGAATTGAGGGCATGTCTCGGCCAGTGGTGCGCGATCTGAGCCTTCGAATTTCCGGGGTCAATCTTGTCGCTGAATCAATTGAGTTTGGATCGTTTTTTGATGGATATGGTGAAGACCGACCCTTGAAGATAGCGGTGAATGGTCTTTGGGCTGGAGTGAATGCGCAGGTACCTGAGGGCTTGTTATCAGTAAACAACGCTATTCTGGCGCTTCCGGAGAAAACTCCATTTCAATCCCCGCTGCCGTTGGAAATTCATTTCAAAGACGGAATTGTTCACTATGAAAATCGTGGTCGAGCCATTGAGGGGCTGGTGGATGGTCATTTATCGGTCGTTCAAACGCGAGTGGATTGGAGCTTGGACATCGATGTGGAAGAACATCCGGTCGTCGGTCGTGGATTTTTTGATTGGAATAGTGGACTGATGGACCTTTCAGGAGAAATGGATCTAAGCCACGACCTTAGTCAGGGTATATGGGATATCCTCAATGAAGAGCCCATGTTTGATTGGAATGAAGGCCGCTTTCAGACCGCATTTCATTTCGAGGGAGATAATTTTAATTTCCAAAATGGGCAGGTCCATACGGTTTTGAGCAATGTCGGTGTTGGATTTGAAGGAGTTGATGTTTCTTCATCGGACCATGTTGCTTCTATGCTTTGGACGCCTGGGCGTATGACGGTCGAGTTTACCGGTAACGGTCAGCTTTCCAGATTACTCGAGGCTCCGTTCAATTGGAGCGGTACTTTATCAGTCGAAGAAGGACCCAATCTCCATTTCGAGCTCATGGAAGCTTCCATCTCACCCGATTGGGACTTTGGAGCGGTTCAGGTGGTTCATACCTTAAGTAACGAGATCCCGCTAGAGGTGTCTGTATTAGGATCCGAGGAAGGTTTCGATTTTCAGGTACTCGGTTTGGATCTGCTCCTCAGCAGCGAAATGCAGGATCAGCTGAGTAGTGGCACACTGGATATCATGTTTAACGGGCATTTGCATGAGCAGTTGCTGTCGAATGCTTCGGTCGATCTGTGGTTTCGCGATGGGATATTTATGGCTCCTATGTTCCAGTCTGAGGTGGGCGAGGGGCTTTTGAATTTTGAGTTGGAGACAACGACTCTCGATAGTGATTTATTCGCCGAATTGGTCATGAATCCCGGTGATTTTGTTCATTATGCAAATATGAGCGACGTGACTCTCTTCCGCTACTCCGACTTAATTGGAGAAGGGATAAACGTTAATTGGACCCCGGGAGCCGAAACTTCTGTCGAGGTCTCAGGAGGTTTTGATGGAATTGGTGCGGCCACCTTGGCGTTTCAGCCTCAAGGAGAATCCAGTCTCCGCCAATCAAAGGGAACGCTTATGATGAGCCCTGGGAATTTTGAATTGGAGTACGACATGACTTTTGATCCTACTTCTGGCTTGGAAGCCTTGGTCGCCTTGGAGGATTATGCGATTGAGGAGTACCCCTACCTGGAGCGATGGATCACGGGGGAGTTTGACGTTACTGGGCTGCTTTCAGCTGATTTTGAATTGAAGGTTACTCCGGACTCGGTTGCCCCGAGTATTTCTTATCAATTGGATAACCTACTTTATGCAGGGGGAAATCTTGTTTTAGACAACGTTTCCTATGCTGGAAAGATTCATAGCTTGGAGCCCTTCCATATGACATCGGAAAAGCCTTTCACGGTTTCCACCGTTCAGGTCAATGGCTGGACCGCTTCCGATTTCACCACCAGCTTTGAAATTGGAAACCGGATCAATATCTCAGGCACATCGCTTAGTGCATTTGGGGGTTCGATTGAATTGGCCAATGTTTCAATGAATCCGGAGGAAATGTATATCGATTCCGAAATCGGGGTAAACAACCTCCAGACTGAGGAGATTCTTGATTGGATCCCCAAGGTGATAGGTGCCGCCGAGGGAAGCATAGATGGAATCATTCCTTTCCAGTGGGATATGAAGAACAGCATATTTTCCTTGGGGCATGGGCATCTGCATACGCCAGAAGGGCAACTCGGTTCCATGAATCTGCGGATTTTTAGACCAGAAGATGAAGCCGAAAATCTAAATAGAGATGATCGCTACAGTATGGTGGACGATGCGCTCTCCAATTTACAGGATTCTTCTCTAGATATAGACATTCTCCCTCCGAGTGGGGACGCGGAAGATACGCGAGTCAGATTGAACATCAAAGGATTCGTGGACTCCCGTGTGGTTAAGGCACCCGTAGATGTAGTGAGGTACTACAATTTGCCATTGGATAGCTTCAACTTGACCATGGAACAAGTCCGGCAAGATCTGCCCGGAATTAGAAGCTCAAGCGCTGAGCAGGCCAACTAG
- the rarD gene encoding EamA family transporter RarD, which translates to MDNKSGDSLRGGIAAAASFIIWGLIPMYWKLLESVNAYELVLHRIAWSFFFLLLILSYRGKLKAYFLVFRDKRLALIYAFGGVMLAINWLAFIYAVTNGQILQASLAYFIVPLVNLGFGFIVLKEGLTRLRGLAVLLACVGVLNEVFGVDEIPCLALAIAGSFGVYGLLKKKSSLGTVTGLALENTVIFPIALVGLVWLFSQNQGALFHAPWSLQALILLTGIVTSIPLLLFSYGARRIQLNTLGILQFIAPCMKFGLAVWLYDEPVSSGRMITFAFIWAGIAFYLFDAFRSSRIKDVPPDL; encoded by the coding sequence ATGGACAACAAATCTGGAGATTCTCTAAGGGGTGGAATAGCTGCCGCGGCCTCCTTTATTATATGGGGACTGATTCCCATGTACTGGAAGTTGTTGGAATCGGTGAATGCATACGAGTTGGTCCTTCACCGAATCGCCTGGTCGTTTTTCTTTTTGCTTCTTATCCTAAGTTATAGAGGAAAACTGAAAGCGTATTTTCTGGTATTCCGAGATAAACGCCTGGCTTTGATTTATGCTTTTGGCGGCGTTATGCTAGCGATCAACTGGTTGGCCTTTATATACGCAGTGACAAATGGGCAGATCCTTCAAGCAAGTTTGGCCTATTTTATTGTGCCTTTGGTGAATCTTGGCTTTGGCTTTATTGTGTTAAAAGAAGGCCTCACTCGGCTTCGTGGATTAGCGGTCTTGCTCGCCTGTGTCGGTGTTTTAAACGAAGTATTCGGTGTCGATGAAATTCCATGTTTAGCCCTGGCCATTGCAGGTTCTTTCGGAGTGTACGGACTGTTAAAGAAGAAGTCCTCCTTGGGAACGGTCACAGGATTGGCTCTCGAAAACACGGTTATTTTCCCGATCGCTTTGGTCGGGTTGGTATGGCTGTTCTCGCAAAACCAAGGGGCTTTGTTTCATGCACCCTGGTCTCTCCAGGCCCTCATTCTTCTTACCGGCATTGTGACATCGATTCCCTTACTTCTATTTTCTTATGGTGCTAGAAGGATTCAGCTCAACACGCTTGGGATCCTTCAATTTATTGCCCCTTGTATGAAATTTGGCTTGGCCGTGTGGTTGTACGACGAGCCAGTTTCTTCGGGTAGAATGATCACCTTCGCCTTTATTTGGGCGGGGATCGCATTTTATTTATTCGATGCATTTCGCTCTTCTCGAATAAAAGATGTACCTCCTGATTTGTGA